AATTTCTTAGAACATTAGGCTATAAAGTAGTAATTACTAAAGAAAACAAATTTGGTTTATCTGTTGCATTAGAACATAAGTTGAGCACAGAAATTAAAAATATTTTAGAGTTTATCTTGGATAATCTTGATAGTAAAATCGATACTACATTTTTTGAAAATATTAGACTTAATCAAACGCCTAATATAAGATTTTGCGATGCAGATGATGAAACACTTGATTTTTTCTTTCAAGAATTAATAAAGCGTTACCCTAAAGAGATGCTTGATGAAAAACTACTAGTTATGTTTGTGCATAGCGATCTTATTTATTTACTTTTTAAACATGGATTAAAAATAGATTTAAAAAATATACCATATGATCTAAATATAGTAGGAAGGTATTACTTAGCGCCGATTCAGAAAATGCTCGCTTATGAAGTAAAGGGAAGAGTATCAAGATTTTTACAGCTTTTAAGACATAATTTATTGCGTGCAGATTCTATTATAGAATATCATACTGGAGTAAAAGCCCCTGCGTTGCTTATTTTTTTAGATAATTTTAAGGATAGATTAGACCTTGATGGTAAAGAATACCCAATAAAAGACATTTTAATAGAATTTGCAAGTCATAATGTAGATATACAAAAGCTTGGAACTTTTTATGATAAAGATTTTTATGAAATTTTAAAACAAAGTCAATACGAAAAAGAAATATTAGCACTTTTTCAAAAACCTAAAGGATAGAAAATGTTAAGAAATACTAAGAAAGATGAAGCGTATTTTACTGAACGTATATTAGAATGGGAAGAAGAAGTTAAAGAAGATGAAAAAAGACTCTTAGAACTTCCACTAGGAGATGAAAGAAGGGAAAATTATTTTTTTTCTATAACAGATGGAAAAAAATGTATTGCTTTAGATAAATACTCTCGCGGTGATGATATAAACATAGTTAAAAAAGATTTAGAAGCATACATACTAGAAAAAGAAAAAAATCGTTTAGAATTTGCAATTGATATTGGCTATTACAGGGGAAATGCTATTGAACTTTGCGTTAGAGTATTATTAGATATGGATACTACTTGTTTGCTAGAATTAATAGAAGAAGATGAGAGAAAAAGAAGGGATATACTCAATAGAGATTGGTTTTTACATTTTATAGGTTCTAAGGGTAAGAAGTTAAATTTAGAACGCAAATGTGCTTGCAAAGAACATGAACTGATTAAAGAATTTATAGCCACACAAGATATTGAGTTTTTACATAAATATATGAAAAAACATACAAGGTTAAGGGATCCTTTAGATACCTGGGATCTTGAAGGTGCTGCAATTGTAAAACTAATGAATTTGGATAAAGAAGAATTTAAACAGTATAAATACTTTCCTTATGATTTAATATAATCTTAGTGGGTTTAAAAACCCACAAGGCTTTTTATGGCTAAAAAAAGAAAAATAACTCTTCCTAGAATAGAAGATATTGATATAAGTCCCGATACTTCTTGTTTGCATCCTATATTAGAAGATAATACTTTATTGTGTATACATGGAGGTAAGGTTAAGTTAAAAGCAAAGAATGCTAAAAGAATAAAATCAGACAATGTTCCTATTATGCTTAATAACGAAATACAAGGAGCTAGTATAAGTGGATGTGTAAATCCACCTATGCTAGGAGGACCTTGTACTAAAGTAGCTTTAGTATTTGCTCATACTTATTCAAATCATAAAGTAAATCATAAACATTCTGTATTACAAATGGGTTTAATAGGGGTAAGTAATAAAGGTTATCCTATATTAGCTATACCTAAGAAAAATAAGATTAAATTTGCTTTAGCTAAAATACAAGCTAATCCTCTTGCTAAGATTAAATGGGACAAGATAAGATGGGAAGGGATAGGAGGTAAGCTAAAAGCAGCACAAAGAAGGAGAAGAGAAAAAAGTAAAGAGAAAGCAAAAATGCTTTTATATTTGGAAAATGAAAATAAAAAAGGTAGGGTAAGCGATAAAGAAGTTCATCTTTATAAACATAATGGAATATGGCCTAAAGATACTCCAAAACCTAGAAGTCCTGATTATATTCTTGAAGATGGGGAGATTATTTTAAATATCAAACAAAGAGCCATGGAAATAAAAAATACTTTAAATGGAGGACATAATAGTGTTTCTATAAAGACAAAAGATAAACTCACCAGATATGATTTAGATGGTAAACCACATTATGAGAAGACATCAAAGAGAATAATTGATACACCTCATAAAATAGAATATACTAAACATATAAATCCTCAAGATCCAACAAAGTATAGAATGTCACAGGGTTTAGTAGAGCCAATATCTCATAAAGATTTAGATATTGTAGAAAATTATTTAAAAAGGCAAAATAATGAAATTTGAGAATTTAAAGCATGGAAGTTTATTCAAAAGAGAATTTTACCTTAAGGATGTAAAAATAGATTTGAAAAATGACTTTTTTGTTTATTCTATCACAATGAATGAAAAAACTTTAGAAATATTTTTTAAATCAGAAAAAAAAGATATACAAGATTTGCAAATTATTTTTTATGATTATAAGTTACTACATTCAAAATCATATTGTAAAAATTTTAATCAATTAGAAGCTAATTTTATAGATTTGATAAGAAATAATTGGGATGATATAACAGGCTATATTGAAAAAGAAGAAGAGATGTTGATAAACATATATTTTGATAATGATTTAGAATATATTACTTTAACTTGTAAGTATTTTAATATAGATTTTATAGACTAAACAAAGGATAAAAAACAACAAGAGAACAAGCAGAACTAATTATAGAAGAAGAAAAGTTGATTAATACAACTTGGTATCCTTCTTATAAACATTTAGGGGAATATCATCTTACTATGTGGTTTAATCCTAACAATAATAAATATAAAACTTTCTATGTTGGAGAAAGGGGGGAGTGTTAGTCTTAACTATTCTTTTGATAGTGAAAAAGAAGCTATTGATAAAATGTTGCAGATGAATTATATGCGAAAAAATATGATGGAAAAGATATTAAAGAATATCTAACAAAAGAAGTAGCACTAAGAATCATCAAAGAAGAAAATTTAGAAGTGATTTGGTATGATGAAGCACTTAAACCAATGCGAGCAGGTATCAAACACGATAAACAAAGAGATAAATATATTTCTTTTATCACTAATGCTAAAGCAGAAATTATAGAATACAGAAGTATTGAGTTTGATGGGGAAGTTATTATATTTTTAGAAAAATATAATTACACTTCTACCTATAACGATGAATTTCTAGCCCTTTATGCTCTTATCAATCGTGCCAGAATGATTAAACAAAATAAGATTAGCTTTATATAAATACTTTCCTTATGATTTAATATAATCTTAGTGGGTTTAAAAACCCACAAGGCTTTTTATGGCTAAAAAAAGAAAAATAACTCTTCCTAGAATAGAAGATATTGATATAAGTCCTGATACTTCTTGTTTGCATCCTATATTAGAAGATAATACTTTATTGTGTATACATGGAGGTAAGGTTAAGTTAAAAGCAAAGAATGCTAAAAGAATAAAATCAGATAATGTTCCTATTATGCTTAATAACGAAATACAAGGAGCTAGTATAAGTGGATGTGTAAATCCACCTATGCTAGGAGGACCTTGTACTAAAGTAGCTTTAGTATTTGCTCATACTTATTCAAATCATAAAGTAAATCATAAACATTCTGTATTACAAATGGGTTTAATAGGGGTAAGTAATAAAGGTTATCCTATATTAGCTATACCTAAGAAAAATAAGATTAAATTTGCTTTAGCTAAAATACAAGCTAATCCTCTTGCTAAGATTAAATGGGACAAGATAAGATGGGAAGGGATAGGAGGTAAGCTAAAAGCAGCACAAAGAAGAAAACAAGTAAATAAACAACAAGTATTTTTAAAAGAAGTTCAAGCACAACAAAAAGAAGCTAAAAAAGTTTTAGCAAATATGGAAAAAAAGATACAAAAATTAAATGGCATTGATAAATTAAGCAATAAACAAAAAGGAAATTATGGCGAAGCTAA
The genomic region above belongs to Campylobacter peloridis LMG 23910 and contains:
- a CDS encoding PoNe immunity protein domain-containing protein; translated protein: MLRNTKKDEAYFTERILEWEEEVKEDEKRLLELPLGDERRENYFFSITDGKKCIALDKYSRGDDINIVKKDLEAYILEKEKNRLEFAIDIGYYRGNAIELCVRVLLDMDTTCLLELIEEDERKRRDILNRDWFLHFIGSKGKKLNLERKCACKEHELIKEFIATQDIEFLHKYMKKHTRLRDPLDTWDLEGAAIVKLMNLDKEEFKQYKYFPYDLI